The Cucumis melo cultivar AY chromosome 5, USDA_Cmelo_AY_1.0, whole genome shotgun sequence genome has a segment encoding these proteins:
- the LOC103496282 gene encoding GRF1-interacting factor 1 — MQQHLMQMQPMMAAYYSNNVTTDHIQQYLDENKSLILKIVESQNSGKLNECAENQARLQRNLMYLAAIADSQPQPSAMHAQYSSSGMIQPGGHYIQHQQAQQMTPQSLMAARSSMLYSQQPFSTLQQQALHGQLGMSSGGGIGFNMLQNDAGNAGGGNGGALGGGGFPDFGHGAASDSLHRSLAGGSKQDMGGTGSAEGRGGSSGSHGGDGGETLYLKSADDGN; from the exons ATGCAGCAGCACCTGATGCAGATGCAGCCCATGATGGCAGCTTATTATTCCAACAACGTCACTACTGATCACATTCAACAG TATCTGGATGAGAACAAGTCGCTGATATTGAAGATTGTTGAAAGCCAAAACTCAGGAAAATTGAATGAATGTGCAGA GAATCAAGCTAGGCTACAGAGAAACCTCATGTACTTGGCTGCCATTGCTGATTCTCAACCTCAACCTTCTGCGATGCATGCCCAG TACTCTTCCAGCGGCATGATCCAACCAGGAGGGCATTACATTCAGCACCAACAAGCTCAGCAGATGACGCCACAATCGCTGATGGCTGCCCGATCCTCTATGTTGTACTCCCAGCAGCCATTTTCAACACTGCAGCAGCAAGCTTTGCACGGCCAACTCGGTATGAGCTCCGGAGGAGGCATAGGATTCAACATGCTGCAAAACGATGCTGGCAATGCAGGAGGAGGCAATGGAGGAGCACTCGGAGGAGGAGGCTTCCCAGATTTCGGCCATGGTGCTGCAAGCGACAGCTTGCACCGTAGCCTAGCTGGTGGGAGCAAGCAAGACATGGGAGGAACCGGGTCTGCAGAGGGACGAGGTGGGAGCTCCGGGAGCCATGGTGGTGATGGAGGCGAGACTCTGTACTTGAAATCAGCTGATGATGGGAACTGA